The Myotis daubentonii chromosome 1, mMyoDau2.1, whole genome shotgun sequence genome includes the window TAATAATTCTGAAAAGTTGAAACTCTACATGTCCAATAATAAATGACTGGCTTAAAGAAATTATGGCAATCCAAATAATGGTATACTCTGTAGCCATAAATGATATTGCAGAAACACATGGCTTAACATGTACTGATACTCATATTAAGTAATAGAAGCAGTTTATAAAACAGTATGAATATATAATCTctagtttgctttaaaaaatatataatatgtacacAAACATACAGAATCAtataaaggcaaaaaaataaaaagattatttgAGGGTGGGTGGGATTGTGACTTTATGTTCTTTTGGCTTAAGTGGTTTTCCTAAAGtgacaaataaaatgttttgtcataagaaaacaaaacaaaacattttattgagaaaaataacatgatctcactcattagtagaatataatgaacaacataaactgatcaacaaaaacagatccagagacagagaagcatcgatcggaccgtcaaacctcagagggaaggtagaggagggtgggggtaaggcggaagagatcaaccaaaggactgggatgcatgcatacaagccaaaccaatggacacagacaccaggggggtgcgggcatgagtgagggagtggagtggtgagggcatgagtggggggatgggagggcaatgggggataaggacacatatgtaataccttaatcaataaagaaaagaaaagaaaaaaaaaaaaatatatatatatatggggacCCGGTTATTCCAAAGTTCTAAGAAACAAAGAGTTAATTCTTACTGACCCAGGTTAATTCTTCACCTTGTTACTTCCTTTACTCTCTCCTTCTTAGAGCCAAACCTTGTTCAACCTCAGAtcatttgattaaaaataaaatcacacaaatttaattaaattaatccTTTAAGAGCTTGAAAACTAAATGAATCAGTTGGGATTTAAGTCTAAACTCCTAAAATGATGAGAAGCAATTCAATTATCTAGGTAATGGTTAAGATTCCAAGAAACCTCACTTTAAATGCCAGATCTAGTTAAGAGTTAGACCCCAGGATGAAACCCCCACACACTGTGCCTGACCTCAGGAAGGTTACTAAGCCTCTTTaagtttctttgtctgtaaaatagacaaaatagattttgtgagaaaaaaatgaggcaaaatatgaaaaatgcttaTTGAGTCTTATAATCAAGAAGTGTTACTATTAAGACTAAAAATGGGAGAAAGTTACCTTGCATTTTCCATTGCACTCGAGGATGAAACTAGCTTCTCCTCCAATGCTGTGACTTTCTTTCTTAGATTAGCCTCTCTATCTTCTGCAGCCAAAGCTTCACGGGTATAAGAATCTTCTGTTTCTAAAAGATGGTTACGCAATCTCTCTAGTTCCTGGTTTAAGCGTAATTCTTTGTCACGTAAATGTTGAACCTAGATAGaggacatttctttatttttcttctataaaatgctccctccccctccacaagCCACTAACTTATCAAATTTCTCCCCAATTATTGAAGTGTATTAACTGTATATTAATTTCTCATACTGCAAGATGCATTTATGCTAGGAAAAAAGTCTCCTGAAATGATCCGGAATATTCATTTGGAAGATTTCTTTTGTAAGACCTCATTCCTGTGGCTATGATAGACTATGGAATTATACAAAGATTATACACAGACCACTTTTTCAGTAAATCTCATTTTTCCCATATTTTATGACTGGAAAAGAATTTTCTTATATCCAAGATATGcctttgttttcacatttttattttaaaaatatcaaggtataatttagtttcaggtgtaaaacatAATGATCAGATCACGATTTTCACTTTTGAAAACTGAAGCAAAATGCATTCTAGATCAAAATTCTACCACAGCACACTAGAGCAAGACTAAGCAAAAAATCGCCAATGAGAGAAATTCATTGTAAATGCTAATCCTTACAGTTTTCCTCCTAATGATTAAACTTGGTGTTTGAATCACTGTTTCTTTAAAGTGAAAGAATACCTCATTCTGCACAGCAgtgttttccatttgtttctgtttcaggGCCAACATGACTTGATCTCTCTCCTGCTGAAATGTAACCGTCTTCTCCTGCATTGACTTAACTGTATTTAAAAGCTGATTTAACTCCCCCGTCTCGCCCTTTAGGAAAGAAATAACCTtagctttaaagaaaaatacacttAAGAATGACATTTCTTcactaattaattttaaaatatagttaacCATGTGAAGGTCATCAAAacaggaaagtctgagaaactgtccgTCTAAAGGAGCGTAAGGACTCATGTGGTACCCTAGATGGCATCCTCAAACAGGAGAGGGCATTTGTTAAAAGTTAAGGAAATTCAAATAAAGtgtgatctttattttttaaaatctttattgttcaaagtattacatatgtctcttttatcTCCCATTAACTCCCTCCAGCCCGCTAAAGTGTGAACTTTAGCTAATAGTAATGTATCAATATTAGTTCACTGGTTGTTACAAGTGTACCATAGTAATGTAAGATTAAAAATAAGGGAAATTCGGTGTGAGGTATATGGGAACTCAAGtatctttgcaatttttctaATAATCTAAAGTGACtcttaaagaaaaagtttattacatatatttaaaaagaactcaAAAGACACAATCTCTTCAAATTTACCCTAAACAACAGTGTTCACAAACCCAAAATCACtcaaaaaaagtgtgtgtgtgtatgtgtgtgtgtgtgtatgtgtgcgcgcgcgtgcgtgtcCCCATTCATCAGGCATTCACAATTGTTGCTGGAGAAAGTAAGTGTCAAGATGCTGGCAGAGGAGAAATAGggaagtcattttatttattattattatttttaatatatatctttgtattcatttcagagagaaagggagagggagagagatagaaacatcaatgatgagagagaatcattaatcggctaccttctgcaggccccacgctggggattgagctggcaacatgagcatgtgccctgatgggaattgaaccctgacctactggttcatgaCAAAGCTGGGATTAGAATATTGACTGAGTCTACTATGTGAAAAGCACTACTCATGGCTAACATTTTTCAAATCCTAGGTCATGATTGATTCATAATAACCAATTtaatgcaagcatgtcaaacttttTTAAATACAGCATCATATATAGTAAGGGTAATTTCTAATTCCTGAAACTtctgttttacacacacacacacacacacacacacacacacacacacacacacacaagtgcttACTGTGTTACGAGGTAAAATGTATAACCTATTGCAGATTGTCAAAGATGGAgcatgtatttcacagaacttcTCATCACATATAAAAACCTCTGAAATGTTAACATTACTAGCAGCTACTGAAATATGCCTAAAATTTGGTTATGTTGCACTGACTTAAAATACTCTTGTAACACATTTctattttctgaagaaaaatattattactaAACCTTTCCTACTTAACAGGCTCTAAAAGATTAAcccaatataaaaaaatatttggaaataccTAGTCATTTGTGGGAGAAACTTCCAGATGCCTCTGAAGAATATTTGTTTAGAATGAAACACGAAACCTTGAAATAAGTATTTCTAAGTGAACAAATTCATATTCCCCTTCAAAGATCCTATCAATGGAGTAACATTAAAAATCTCCTCCACCCGAACTTCCCTCTGTATGTAATACCCCATTCAGGACAtacctctttttctttcagtAGCTGCTCAAAAGCAAGAGCCTTCTCCTTCATTGAGTGGCACTCAAACTCTTTTTCTTGCAGCATCATAGAAAACTTCATGTTAGTCTCTTGTAAGGCTTGatattctgtttccttttccctggttttttctattattttttcattttcctcttttaatttACAAATGTCCATTTCTAAACTTAATGTTCTCTCCTTCAGGTTTGTTACTGCCTGCCTTAAAAGTTCATTTTCATTCACCTTGTTTGTGAAATTTTCATTTACAGAAAGTAACTGATCACTTTTCGCTTTAATTAAGAGGTCTTTCTCTTTAAGTGACTTTTGCAAAACATCTTGTTTCTCCTTTAGCTGTTTAATTTCTGAATCCGTTTGTTcgtgttcttttttttctagcTCTGAGGTGGCAGCAATTGAATTAGAGAGTCTGTGATTATTTTCCTGGAGAGTTCTAATTGCTGCATCTTTTTCCTGCAGCAACTTTCTTAGCTCATCTATCTCGTGCTGAGAAGCTTCACTTAATGTTTCAGACTTAGTTGTTTTAAGAGACTCTGCAGACTGGGAGGTAAGAGATGATCCAGAAGAGAACTGAGGTGAGATAATATCAAGTTTTCCTAAAAGGAGATCTTTGGTGTTGCAAAGCTGCCCTATGCTATGCTGAACTTGTGCTAATTCGTGCCCAAAAATTTTGAGTTTGGTTTCATTCTGCTCATAGCTTTGGATCAGGCCAGTATAGTCCACTTGTAACTTCGAATTGTTATCACTGTCAACCAGCACTTGCGCCTGAAGCTGATGAAGTTCTTCCTGAAGCTGAGCTGATTCGTGTTGCATATTCTGTACTGTGGTCATCACCTGCTGTTTCCActcttccattttctttactTGTTGTTTTAACTTATCGCGTTCCTGTAGAAGCTCCTCAAACTGATTACTATTAACACCTCCAACCTCATCACTGGTGCTGGATgtttgtaaaactgttaataaGGTCTGACATTTCTGACTTAATGCATCTATTTCAATGTCTTTTTCTCGAATGATACGAGATAAATTCTGAACAGTTTCTCGAAACATTTCTTGGCCAGCACCTTCAAACTGAGTggacattttcttattttcatcttGCAGCTTAAGGAGGGCTGCTTCTTTGGCAGCAACTATATCCATCATTTTGTGATATTCTGTTTTTAGTTGGCTATTTTCCCTAGTCTTCTCATTCAAAACAGCTAATACTTGTTCTCTTTCCATAGCAAAGGCCTGCAGCTGCTGTTGAAGGTAAACAATATCCTGATTGTAGGAAACGGAAGAAACTCTAGCGTGGAGAGCCTGAATCTCCAAATCTTTCTGCTGGATAATCCGAGTTAGCTTTCCAACCTCATCCTTGGACAGCTGATCAATCTGTTTAGTTAAAGATAGATTCTTTTCATTTAGAAGTTTAATCTCTAATTCCCGTTCCTTTATTCCTTTTACTAACCTTTCGGTTTCAGCCTTAGATAAATCATGCTTTTCACTTCCGTTTTCTATGTTAAGGCTCTGAACTTTTGTCTCTTGAAAAATATTAGAATTCTCTGTTTGAATACCCTGCCTTTCTTCATGCAACTGGGTTTTGATTTCTTCAATTGTTTTTTGCaaagttttaattttctcatctttctctAATAAGAGCTGGGTGTGCGTGACATTCATTTGCTCATGTTGGTATTTAAACTCATCCATTTCCTTCTTATGTTCCTGTAAAGACTGAAGTAGTTGCATTTTACTCTGGTTTTGATCTTCAATTATCTTTCGGTggtgttttatttcctcttcaagGTTATCCTTTATAATATTCAGTTGAGATACCTCAGATTCTAGTTCTGTAATACAGTCAAGGGTTTTAGGCTCAGCCACAGGTGCAGCTCGACTCTGCTGTTCCCGGAGCCGTTCCAGTTCTTCTTTTAGgtgattgttttcttctttcatgGATCCAAGATGTCTGTCTTTCTCCTCTATGGTTtgcttcaaatttttattttttctgaaggcTTCAGTATATTTATCTAACTCCTCCTGGAGCTCTGAACTTCTGTCTTTAAGTCTTTCAATAAAAACTTCTTTCTCATTTATAAGTTGTGTtaattgctttctctcttctaaaCTAGATGACAAAATGTTCTTAGTCTCTGTATGATCAATGTCTATCTGCTCAATATTCTTTTTGAGCTCTGCTATTTCCAAGTCTTTCTCTTGACTGAGCTTAATTAAACGCTCATGTTCCAGCTGTAAAGCAGAGGCACTCAAGTTCCGTGCATTTGACAGTTCTTCAATGGTCTGCTCATACTTGTTTGCTTCTTCCAACAGCCTCTTTTCAGCCCGACACAATTCTGCTTCTAACTGTCCTTTTTCCGTTTTTAGAGTCtccaaaattgtgtttttttccagagaaatctgATTGTTACCAGCAATAGATTCTTCCAACTGATGTCTTAAATCTTTACATGCTAAAACCaacttttcattttccattttgagATCAAAAGaaactttctttaaattttcattgaGCTGTTCTACTTCTGAAAGATTTTGCTTTAAGTTTCTGATGTCAGCTTCTCTTTCTTTAAGTAAGTCATCCTTAAAACTGCTGTTAGAGTCTTGATTAAGAGGCTGAGTTAATTCACACCTGACTCTAGAAAGTTCCTCCTCCTTTTGTTTAATATGTTCCTTAAGCTCAAAGTTCTCCTTCTGgatatttaaattattgttttgtgATTTATTTAGTTGATCTACTAAATCTTCTATTTTATCCTCTAGCTCCTGCTTGGTTAAATGCAAGTCATTTAGGACCAGTTCACTTTGAATTAACTTTTCTTTCTGCATCTCTAACTCTTTAGTAATGTTCATTTTATCATCTTCAAGTTGATgaactctctttttttcatcatttagatctattttaagtttattgatGATGCTATCTCCCTCATTTTGCTGCTTTGATAGCTGATCTTTTATCAAAATCATGTgctgcaaaaaataataataatttgcatattaactttaaaacattctcattttagtaccaaaaggaaattttataaaatgtcataTACAATAGAATAATAATTCTCAGTTATTtctaatcctttttaaaaaaatgttttgattgatttcagagagaggaagggagaaggaaagaccgatagaaacatcaatgatgagagagaatcattgattagctgcctcctgcacgcccctcactggggatagagcctacaacctgggcatgtgcccagactgggaatcaaaccgtgatctccctggttcataggtcgatgctcaaccactgagcgatccGGGCCAGGCTCTAATCCTTcttaaaactctttttttaaaaaaccccacaaaattactaatattttatagcaaattattttatcattttagaaattagaatttaaaactaaAGAAGGTAAAAGATATGTGTTGTTTATTTTCAACTTTAAACACTGTGCAGGAATCAACAAACTAGCAGCCAATGGGCAAATCAGACCTGCCACctgttttcataaataaagttttaattggAACAGAGTCAGGCTCACTTGTTTACATATTATGACAACAGAGTTGAGCAGATGCAACTGAGACTATATGGTTTGcagagccaaaaatatttactaacacTTTACAGAAAAAGTCCGCCAACCTCTATGACTAGAGCATcaataaactaaaatattaattaaaacacaaaattaaatcaCACCAATCACCTTGCTTGTTAATCCAGTGTTCGGTCTACTGGCTAGAACGTGCTACCACACTGTCTTTAATATGGTACTTATTACCTTTGTAGCTTCTTGGTTCTGCTTATCCAGTTCTTCTAACTCAGCTATCAGTACTTCCTTTTCAGTAATACTCTGATTGAGTTCTTGTTCCTTTGCCTCCAAATTAAGTCTTAAGTCATGTAATTTTGAATCCAAATCCATGTCTCTCACAGttgtacttttaatttcttcatattcattgtttaattttaaaagtgatatGTGAAGTTCTTCCTTAAATGATAAAAGGGGAAAATCACAACACATACTATCAATTGGAAGAAGAGACactgaaagattaaaaatataaacaaaacccAACATAACATTACAAAATCTTACTCTATCCTTGCTACCAATACACACAAGAGACCCTATTTCTACCATTGGCAATGTCCCTCTTTGCCCCTCACCACTAAAAAATTCCTGTCCACCACACTAGACACATTCTGGGGCATATAAGCAGTACGTATAGTTACTATAGTATGCCACTCCAGGCTCCCGACCCACCTGTGTGTATGTTGCTGTCAGGACTTCATCTGAAACCAAAGAACCTTTACCTTTCTTTTCTGCTCCTATCTGTATGCCTACTGGTTTATctctaaacagaaactctggCCAGGCTCATACTCTGAACCTTGCCCAGTACTTCAACCTGGCCTGACAAGCACCGATGAGATCAGCTTTACCCTCAGGACTCTCAAGAACTAAACActcattttgataaaaactgGCTCTTAGCTGTGATCGATATGTAATATACACACCTTTTAATTCTGCCCCCATTTTTATTGCACCTACCTTTTCTTGACTCAATAATgaattctctttttctaaaacttGGACACGCATTTTAAGTTCCAGATTGTCTTCAGTGAGATTATCCTGTAAACATGTTAAAAACAGTTTTCAGATGATAGGAAATTTCGAGTTTATAAGAAAACAGGCAAGATATACAATTGGGTATTTGTACTCTGCATTTCTTAAGTGGCATAAAAATTATAAGCATGCAACACCGGACCATCTAAAAAGCCCATCACTCATTTAACAGACATTTGCAGAGAGgatttctttattatatatatatattttttaaaatatatatattttattgattttttacatagaggaagaggaagggatagagagtcagaaacatcaatgagagagaaacatcgatcagctgcctcctgcacaccccctactggggatgtgcccgcaaccaaggtacatgcccttgactggaatcgaacctgggacccttcagtccgcaggccgacgctttatccactgagccaaaccggttagggctctttattatatttgaaaaaatatacaaatacatttacaaaataacctgtaatcatgagaaaaagaaacaactccCTAAATATCATAAAGGGAAACCAAAATGCATTTCTCATTTTGGTAGAGGATCTGCTTCCACTGTCTCTACAAATATAACATTTGTCTAATTAATATTCAAAGAGATATACTTGCATTTTTCAATTATGgaacttttaaaattgttaatttaTA containing:
- the TRIP11 gene encoding thyroid receptor-interacting protein 11 isoform X2; the protein is MSSWLGGLGSGLGQSLGQVGGSLASLTGQISNFTKDMLMEGAEEVEELPNSRREEIEAIHAILRSENERLKKLCSDLEEKHEASELQIKHQSTSYRNELQQKEVEISHLKARQIALQDQLLKLQSAAQSVNSGAGSVPTTTASSSSFNYGISHHAAAFHDDDMDFGDVISSQQEINRLSNEISRLESEVAHWRHIAQISKAQGSNSSDQSEICKLQNIIKELKQNRSQEIDDHQHEMSVLQNAHQQKLAEITRRHREELSEYEERIEELENLLQQGGSGIAVTDYPKIHEMQRTIQVLQTEKVESTKKVEELEDQIKDISRKLLSSENDREVLRKEQERLNVENRQISKECENLKLECSKLQPYAMKQSDTVKEGESILPQSTSLEEEVFRLQQALSDAESEITRLSHLNQDNLTEDNLELKMRVQVLEKENSLLSQEKEELHISLLKLNNEYEEIKSTTVRDMDLDSKLHDLRLNLEAKEQELNQSITEKEVLIAELEELDKQNQEATKHMILIKDQLSKQQNEGDSIINKLKIDLNDEKKRVHQLEDDKMNITKELEMQKEKLIQSELVLNDLHLTKQELEDKIEDLVDQLNKSQNNNLNIQKENFELKEHIKQKEEELSRVRCELTQPLNQDSNSSFKDDLLKEREADIRNLKQNLSEVEQLNENLKKVSFDLKMENEKLVLACKDLRHQLEESIAGNNQISLEKNTILETLKTEKGQLEAELCRAEKRLLEEANKYEQTIEELSNARNLSASALQLEHERLIKLSQEKDLEIAELKKNIEQIDIDHTETKNILSSSLEERKQLTQLINEKEVFIERLKDRSSELQEELDKYTEAFRKNKNLKQTIEEKDRHLGSMKEENNHLKEELERLREQQSRAAPVAEPKTLDCITELESEVSQLNIIKDNLEEEIKHHRKIIEDQNQSKMQLLQSLQEHKKEMDEFKYQHEQMNVTHTQLLLEKDEKIKTLQKTIEEIKTQLHEERQGIQTENSNIFQETKVQSLNIENGSEKHDLSKAETERLVKGIKERELEIKLLNEKNLSLTKQIDQLSKDEVGKLTRIIQQKDLEIQALHARVSSVSYNQDIVYLQQQLQAFAMEREQVLAVLNEKTRENSQLKTEYHKMMDIVAAKEAALLKLQDENKKMSTQFEGAGQEMFRETVQNLSRIIREKDIEIDALSQKCQTLLTVLQTSSTSDEVGGVNSNQFEELLQERDKLKQQVKKMEEWKQQVMTTVQNMQHESAQLQEELHQLQAQVLVDSDNNSKLQVDYTGLIQSYEQNETKLKIFGHELAQVQHSIGQLCNTKDLLLGKLDIISPQFSSGSSLTSQSAESLKTTKSETLSEASQHEIDELRKLLQEKDAAIRTLQENNHRLSNSIAATSELEKKEHEQTDSEIKQLKEKQDVLQKSLKEKDLLIKAKSDQLLSVNENFTNKVNENELLRQAVTNLKERTLSLEMDICKLKEENEKIIEKTREKETEYQALQETNMKFSMMLQEKEFECHSMKEKALAFEQLLKEKEGETGELNQLLNTVKSMQEKTVTFQQERDQVMLALKQKQMENTAVQNEVQHLRDKELRLNQELERLRNHLLETEDSYTREALAAEDREANLRKKVTALEEKLVSSSSAMENASHQANLQVESLQEQLNVVSKQRDETALQLSMSREQVKQYALSLSNLQMVLEHFQQEEKAMYSAELEKHKQLGAEWKKKAENLEGKLMSVQERLDEANAALDSASRLTEQLDLKEEQIEQLKKQNELRQEMLDDVQKKLMNLVNSTEGKVDKILMRNLFIGHFHTPKNQRHEVLRLMGSILGIKREDMEQLLNEDQGGVTRWMTGWLGGGSKSVPNTPLRPNQQSVFNSSFSELFVKFLETESHPSIPPPKLSVHDMKPLDSPRRRKLDINVPESFKDTTEPRSGRRTDVSPFLAPRSAAVPLMNPAGLGPGGPGHLLLKPISDVLPTFTPLPVSPDNSAGVVLKDLLNQ
- the TRIP11 gene encoding thyroid receptor-interacting protein 11 isoform X1, coding for MSSWLGGLGSGLGQSLGQVGGSLASLTGQISNFTKDMLMEGAEEVEAELPNSRREEIEAIHAILRSENERLKKLCSDLEEKHEASELQIKHQSTSYRNELQQKEVEISHLKARQIALQDQLLKLQSAAQSVNSGAGSVPTTTASSSSFNYGISHHAAAFHDDDMDFGDVISSQQEINRLSNEISRLESEVAHWRHIAQISKAQGSNSSDQSEICKLQNIIKELKQNRSQEIDDHQHEMSVLQNAHQQKLAEITRRHREELSEYEERIEELENLLQQGGSGIAVTDYPKIHEMQRTIQVLQTEKVESTKKVEELEDQIKDISRKLLSSENDREVLRKEQERLNVENRQISKECENLKLECSKLQPYAMKQSDTVKEGESILPQSTSLEEEVFRLQQALSDAESEITRLSHLNQDNLTEDNLELKMRVQVLEKENSLLSQEKEELHISLLKLNNEYEEIKSTTVRDMDLDSKLHDLRLNLEAKEQELNQSITEKEVLIAELEELDKQNQEATKHMILIKDQLSKQQNEGDSIINKLKIDLNDEKKRVHQLEDDKMNITKELEMQKEKLIQSELVLNDLHLTKQELEDKIEDLVDQLNKSQNNNLNIQKENFELKEHIKQKEEELSRVRCELTQPLNQDSNSSFKDDLLKEREADIRNLKQNLSEVEQLNENLKKVSFDLKMENEKLVLACKDLRHQLEESIAGNNQISLEKNTILETLKTEKGQLEAELCRAEKRLLEEANKYEQTIEELSNARNLSASALQLEHERLIKLSQEKDLEIAELKKNIEQIDIDHTETKNILSSSLEERKQLTQLINEKEVFIERLKDRSSELQEELDKYTEAFRKNKNLKQTIEEKDRHLGSMKEENNHLKEELERLREQQSRAAPVAEPKTLDCITELESEVSQLNIIKDNLEEEIKHHRKIIEDQNQSKMQLLQSLQEHKKEMDEFKYQHEQMNVTHTQLLLEKDEKIKTLQKTIEEIKTQLHEERQGIQTENSNIFQETKVQSLNIENGSEKHDLSKAETERLVKGIKERELEIKLLNEKNLSLTKQIDQLSKDEVGKLTRIIQQKDLEIQALHARVSSVSYNQDIVYLQQQLQAFAMEREQVLAVLNEKTRENSQLKTEYHKMMDIVAAKEAALLKLQDENKKMSTQFEGAGQEMFRETVQNLSRIIREKDIEIDALSQKCQTLLTVLQTSSTSDEVGGVNSNQFEELLQERDKLKQQVKKMEEWKQQVMTTVQNMQHESAQLQEELHQLQAQVLVDSDNNSKLQVDYTGLIQSYEQNETKLKIFGHELAQVQHSIGQLCNTKDLLLGKLDIISPQFSSGSSLTSQSAESLKTTKSETLSEASQHEIDELRKLLQEKDAAIRTLQENNHRLSNSIAATSELEKKEHEQTDSEIKQLKEKQDVLQKSLKEKDLLIKAKSDQLLSVNENFTNKVNENELLRQAVTNLKERTLSLEMDICKLKEENEKIIEKTREKETEYQALQETNMKFSMMLQEKEFECHSMKEKALAFEQLLKEKEGETGELNQLLNTVKSMQEKTVTFQQERDQVMLALKQKQMENTAVQNEVQHLRDKELRLNQELERLRNHLLETEDSYTREALAAEDREANLRKKVTALEEKLVSSSSAMENASHQANLQVESLQEQLNVVSKQRDETALQLSMSREQVKQYALSLSNLQMVLEHFQQEEKAMYSAELEKHKQLGAEWKKKAENLEGKLMSVQERLDEANAALDSASRLTEQLDLKEEQIEQLKKQNELRQEMLDDVQKKLMNLVNSTEGKVDKILMRNLFIGHFHTPKNQRHEVLRLMGSILGIKREDMEQLLNEDQGGVTRWMTGWLGGGSKSVPNTPLRPNQQSVFNSSFSELFVKFLETESHPSIPPPKLSVHDMKPLDSPRRRKLDINVPESFKDTTEPRSGRRTDVSPFLAPRSAAVPLMNPAGLGPGGPGHLLLKPISDVLPTFTPLPVSPDNSAGVVLKDLLNQ
- the TRIP11 gene encoding thyroid receptor-interacting protein 11 isoform X4; its protein translation is MSVLQNAHQQKLAEITRRHREELSEYEERIEELENLLQQGGSGIAVTDYPKIHEMQRTIQVLQTEKVESTKKVEELEDQIKDISRKLLSSENDREVLRKEQERLNVENRQISKECENLKLECSKLQPYAMKQSDTVKEGESILPQSTSLEEEVFRLQQALSDAESEITRLSHLNQDNLTEDNLELKMRVQVLEKENSLLSQEKEELHISLLKLNNEYEEIKSTTVRDMDLDSKLHDLRLNLEAKEQELNQSITEKEVLIAELEELDKQNQEATKHMILIKDQLSKQQNEGDSIINKLKIDLNDEKKRVHQLEDDKMNITKELEMQKEKLIQSELVLNDLHLTKQELEDKIEDLVDQLNKSQNNNLNIQKENFELKEHIKQKEEELSRVRCELTQPLNQDSNSSFKDDLLKEREADIRNLKQNLSEVEQLNENLKKVSFDLKMENEKLVLACKDLRHQLEESIAGNNQISLEKNTILETLKTEKGQLEAELCRAEKRLLEEANKYEQTIEELSNARNLSASALQLEHERLIKLSQEKDLEIAELKKNIEQIDIDHTETKNILSSSLEERKQLTQLINEKEVFIERLKDRSSELQEELDKYTEAFRKNKNLKQTIEEKDRHLGSMKEENNHLKEELERLREQQSRAAPVAEPKTLDCITELESEVSQLNIIKDNLEEEIKHHRKIIEDQNQSKMQLLQSLQEHKKEMDEFKYQHEQMNVTHTQLLLEKDEKIKTLQKTIEEIKTQLHEERQGIQTENSNIFQETKVQSLNIENGSEKHDLSKAETERLVKGIKERELEIKLLNEKNLSLTKQIDQLSKDEVGKLTRIIQQKDLEIQALHARVSSVSYNQDIVYLQQQLQAFAMEREQVLAVLNEKTRENSQLKTEYHKMMDIVAAKEAALLKLQDENKKMSTQFEGAGQEMFRETVQNLSRIIREKDIEIDALSQKCQTLLTVLQTSSTSDEVGGVNSNQFEELLQERDKLKQQVKKMEEWKQQVMTTVQNMQHESAQLQEELHQLQAQVLVDSDNNSKLQVDYTGLIQSYEQNETKLKIFGHELAQVQHSIGQLCNTKDLLLGKLDIISPQFSSGSSLTSQSAESLKTTKSETLSEASQHEIDELRKLLQEKDAAIRTLQENNHRLSNSIAATSELEKKEHEQTDSEIKQLKEKQDVLQKSLKEKDLLIKAKSDQLLSVNENFTNKVNENELLRQAVTNLKERTLSLEMDICKLKEENEKIIEKTREKETEYQALQETNMKFSMMLQEKEFECHSMKEKALAFEQLLKEKEGETGELNQLLNTVKSMQEKTVTFQQERDQVMLALKQKQMENTAVQNEVQHLRDKELRLNQELERLRNHLLETEDSYTREALAAEDREANLRKKVTALEEKLVSSSSAMENASHQANLQVESLQEQLNVVSKQRDETALQLSMSREQVKQYALSLSNLQMVLEHFQQEEKAMYSAELEKHKQLGAEWKKKAENLEGKLMSVQERLDEANAALDSASRLTEQLDLKEEQIEQLKKQNELRQEMLDDVQKKLMNLVNSTEGKVDKILMRNLFIGHFHTPKNQRHEVLRLMGSILGIKREDMEQLLNEDQGGVTRWMTGWLGGGSKSVPNTPLRPNQQSVFNSSFSELFVKFLETESHPSIPPPKLSVHDMKPLDSPRRRKLDINVPESFKDTTEPRSGRRTDVSPFLAPRSAAVPLMNPAGLGPGGPGHLLLKPISDVLPTFTPLPVSPDNSAGVVLKDLLNQ